One window of Dyadobacter sandarakinus genomic DNA carries:
- the ade gene encoding adenine deaminase codes for MRANIIDLFARQIHEATLTWTNGKIDHVEVHGPENTELQYILPGFVDAHVHIESAMLTPAQFARLAVVHGTVATVSDPHEIANVLGVEGVKYMVEDGKRVPFKFCFGAPSCVPATTFETAGAVIGPEEVGELLASDDIGYLAEVMNFPGVLQGEPDLMAKIEFAKQNNKVIDGHAPGLMGDAARQYASHGISTDHECFTYEEGFEKVELGVKILIREGSAARNFDALIPLLSQFPDEIMFCSDDKHPDNLVEGHINLLVKRALAHGCSLWDVLRAACVNPVLHYSLPVGLLCVNDPADFIVIDNPQDFNILQTYLSGELVADQGATLLPDLRSDHVNRFDCEPVTAEQLACKLPEDAENVKIRVIEALEGQLVTNELTYMSKTKDGLIVADPDADVLKVAVVNRYFSAEPAVGFIKNFGLKKGAIASSVAHDSHNIICVGCDDESMTAAINLIIEAKGGVSAAGNGETQLLPLPIAGLMSDVDGYEVAQCYTAIDLFAKEVLGATLQSPYMTLSFMALLVIPALKLSDKGLFDVKTFRHIPVSVE; via the coding sequence ATGAGAGCCAATATCATCGACCTTTTTGCCAGACAAATCCACGAAGCCACCCTCACCTGGACAAACGGAAAGATCGACCATGTTGAAGTTCACGGCCCTGAAAACACCGAGCTTCAGTACATTCTTCCCGGATTTGTCGATGCGCATGTGCACATTGAAAGTGCCATGCTCACGCCTGCACAGTTTGCCCGGCTGGCGGTTGTACACGGCACGGTGGCTACCGTATCCGATCCGCACGAAATTGCCAATGTACTGGGTGTGGAAGGCGTGAAGTATATGGTGGAAGATGGTAAGAGGGTACCGTTCAAATTCTGCTTCGGGGCACCCTCCTGCGTACCTGCCACTACTTTCGAAACTGCCGGAGCGGTAATCGGACCGGAAGAAGTGGGCGAGCTGCTCGCAAGCGATGATATCGGCTACCTGGCCGAGGTCATGAACTTTCCGGGCGTACTGCAGGGTGAACCTGACCTGATGGCTAAAATTGAGTTTGCCAAACAAAATAATAAGGTCATTGACGGTCACGCGCCGGGATTGATGGGGGATGCTGCGCGGCAATATGCCTCTCACGGCATCAGTACCGATCACGAATGCTTTACCTATGAAGAGGGTTTTGAAAAAGTAGAACTGGGCGTTAAAATCCTGATCCGCGAGGGAAGTGCTGCCCGCAACTTCGATGCCCTAATTCCGCTGCTGTCCCAGTTTCCGGACGAAATTATGTTTTGCTCGGACGACAAGCATCCCGACAACCTGGTGGAAGGACATATCAACCTGCTCGTGAAGCGGGCACTGGCACATGGGTGCTCCCTGTGGGATGTGCTCAGGGCTGCGTGCGTGAACCCGGTGCTGCATTACAGCCTGCCGGTAGGACTGCTTTGTGTCAATGACCCGGCCGATTTTATTGTGATTGACAATCCTCAGGACTTCAATATCCTGCAAACCTACCTGAGCGGCGAACTGGTAGCCGACCAGGGCGCCACACTCCTGCCCGACTTGCGGAGTGATCATGTCAACCGGTTTGATTGTGAGCCGGTAACTGCGGAGCAGCTTGCCTGCAAGCTTCCGGAAGACGCTGAAAATGTGAAAATACGAGTTATCGAAGCGCTGGAAGGTCAGCTGGTGACTAACGAACTGACGTACATGTCTAAAACCAAAGACGGGCTGATTGTAGCAGATCCAGACGCGGACGTACTGAAAGTGGCAGTCGTAAACCGCTACTTTTCAGCAGAACCAGCGGTTGGATTTATCAAGAATTTCGGACTTAAAAAAGGAGCAATTGCTTCCTCCGTCGCCCATGATTCACACAATATCATCTGTGTGGGCTGTGATGATGAAAGTATGACCGCAGCCATTAACCTGATCATTGAAGCGAAGGGAGGCGTTTCGGCAGCAGGCAACGGAGAGACCCAGCTGCTGCCCCTGCCCATTGCAGGGCTGATGAGCGATGTGGACGGCTATGAGGTTGCACAATGTTATACTGCTATTGATTTGTTTGCAAAAGAGGTACTCGGGGCCACACTGCAATCGCCGTATATGACGCTATCGTTCATGGCATTACTGGTGATTCCGGCTTTGAAATTGAGTGATAAAGGGCTTTTTGATGTAAAAACTTTCCGGCATATACCCGTAAGTGTCGAATAG